Genomic window (Stenotrophomonas maltophilia):
TCTCGCATCTCCGTCCGGGCGCATGAAAGCCGGCCAGCGGCCGGCACTACCGGGTATTCCTTCGCGGGCTGTCCCCTTCACCCCGCACCCGCAATAATGGTGGAAGCCCCTTCCACCGAGCCTGCATGTCCGCCCGCGAATCCCGCCTCAGCCGCCTGTGGGCCCACGAAAAGGCCAGTTATGGCCTTCGGGTGTTCATCGCCCTGACCGCAGCGCTTGCCGTGTGCTGGCAGCTGGATGCGCTCACCGCCCTGCCCGGCGTGTTCCTCGGCATCATCGCCAGCGCAATCGCCGAGACCGATGACAACTGGTGGGGCCGTACCAAGGCAGTACTGCTGTCGCTGCTGTGCTTCTGCCTCGCCGCCGCCTCGGTGATCTGGCTGTTCCCCTGGCCGTGGATCTTCATCGGCGCGCTGGCGCTGTCCACCTTCGGGTTGACCCTGCTGGGTGCGCTCGGCGAGCGCTACGCGTCCATCGCCCAGGCCACGGTAACGCTGGCGATCTACACCATGATCGGGCTGGAGCAGCATGGCGCCAGCGACCTGCACAGCGCGCTGGACGCGGTCAGTCACCTGCTGGCCGGTGCGGTCTGGTACGGCCTGCTGTCGATCCTGTGGACCGCACTGTTCGCCAACCGTCCGGTACGCGAACGCGTGGCGCGACTGTACGTTGAACTGGGCCGCTACCTGCAGTTGAAGGCAACACTGTTCGAGCCGGTGCGCGAGGCCGACCTGCAGCGTCGCCAGCTCGACCTGGCCGAACAGAACCGGCGCGTGGTCGGTGCATTGAATGATGCCAAGACCGCGATCCTGGCCCGCTTCGGCCGTTCCGGACGGCCCGGCGTGAACTCCGGCCTGTACCTGCGCCTCTACTACATGGCACAGGATTTCCACGAGCGCGCCAGCTCCTCGCATTACCCGTACGGCGCGCTGGTCGATGCCTTCTTCCACAGCGATGTGCTGTACCGCTGCCAGCGCCTGCTCGACCTGCAGGGGCAGGCCTGCGCACGGCTGGGTGAGGCGATCCGCCTGCGCCGTCCGTTCGTGTATGGCGAAAGCAACCAGCAGGCCGGGCGCGACCTGGCCGATGCGCTGGCCTATCTGCGCGACCAGCAGCGGCCGCAGTGGCAGCGACTGCTTGGCTCGCTGGATCTGCTGGTGCACAACCTGCGCAGCATCGAGCGCCGCCTGCTGGATGCGGAGCGTTCCGAGGCCAGCCTGGACAACGTCGATACCCGCCTGCGCGACAGCAACCCGCACACCCTGCGCGAGATGGGCGTGCGCGTGCGCCAGCAGCTCACGCCCGGCTCGGTCCTGTTCCGCCACGGCCTGCGCATGGCATTGGCCCTGATCGCCGGCTTCGCGGCGATTCGGCTGTTCAACGCCCAGAACGGCTCGTGGGTGCTGCTGACCATCGTGTTCGTGTGCCGCCCCAACTTCGGCGCGACCCGCCAGCGCCTTGCACAACGCATCGTCGGCACCGTGGCCGGCCTGGTACTGACCTGGGCGCTGCTGCAGCTGTTCCCGCAGCTGCACGTGCAGCTGCTGATCGCGCTGCTGTCGGCACTGTTGTTCTTCTTCACCCGCACCGACCGCTACCTGGTGGCATCGGCGGCGATCACGGTGATGGCCCTGACCTGCTTCAACCTGATCGGCGATGGCTTCGTGCTGATCGTGCCGCGCATGGTCGATACGCTGCTGGGCTGCGCGATCGCCGCCGCCGCCGCGTTCCTGATCCTGCCCGACTGGCAGGGCCGCCAGCTGCACCTCGTGCTGGCGCGCGTGCTGGACACCGCCGCGCGCTACCTGGATTCGGTGCTGGGCCAGTACCGCAGCGGCATGCGCGACGATCTGGCCTACCGCATCGCCCGCCGCGACATGCACAACGCCGACGCCGCGCTGTCCACCGCGCTGTCGAACATGCTGCGCGAGCCGGGCCACGTGCGCCGCAACCTGGATGCCGGTTTCCATTTCCTGGCGTTGTCCAACACACTGCTCGGGCACCTGTCGGCGCTGGGTGCGCACCGCGATCAGGTGGACAGCTACGCCGGCGATCCGCTGGCGCTGGCTGCCGGTGAGCGCGTGCGCAAGGCGCTGCAGCAGCTGGCGACGGCCCTGACCGCTCGGCAACCGGTCGCGGAAGAGGACAATGATGCGGACCGCGCGGTGGCCGCCGAGCTGGAGCAGATCGACGAGGCGATGCCACCGAAGCTGCAGCTGATCCGTACGCAGATGGCACTGGTGCTGCGGATGCTGCCGAAGGTGCGGGCAGCGGCGAATGAGGCGGTACGCACGCTCACCTGACAGCCTGCCGCCGGGCATGGCCCGGCGCTACCGCCAACGCAACATCGCGTTGCATACAGCGCTGCATCCCGATCACGCAGCCACGCGGATACTGTGTGATCCCCTGCCCCCCGGATTCCCCATGAAGATTGAACTCGCCGGCCGTACCGCGCTGGTCACCGCCTCCACCGCCGGCATCGGCCTGGCCATCGCCCAGGGCCTGGCCAGCGCGGGTGCGCGGGTCATTCTCAACGGCCGCAGCACCGACAGCGTCGAGCGCGCCCGCCAGCACCTGCTCGCCACCGTGCCGGGAGCCGACGTGCTCGGCGTCGCCGCCGACCTCTCTGATGCGGCCGGTGTCGAAACACTGTTGGCCGGCCTGCCCAAGGTCGACATCCTGGTCAACAACGCCGGCATCTTCGGCCCACAGGACTTCTTCGAGACCGAGGACGCGACCTGGGAGCGCTACTGGCAGACCAACGTGATGTCCGGCGTGCGCCTGTCGCGTGCGCTGCTGCCGGCGATGGTCGATGCTGGCTGGGGCCGCGTGCTGTTCATTTCCTCGGAATCGGCGCGCAACATCCCCGCCGACATGATCCATTACGGGGTCAGCAAGACCGCGCAGCTGTCGTTGTCGCGCGGCCTGGCCAAGCGCGTGGCCGGCAGTGGCGTCACCGTCAACGCGGTGCTGCCCGGCCCGACCCTGTCCGATGGTTTCGCAGCCATGTTCGAGGGTGAACGCCAGCGCAGCGGCAAGCCGCTGGAGCAGATCGGCCGTGAGTTCGTGATGGCGCACCGGCCTTCCTCGGTGATCCAGCGTACTGCCACGGTCGAAGAAGTGGCCAACATGGTGGTGTACCTGGCCTCGCCGCAGGCCTCGGCCACCTCCGGTGCGGCACTACGGGTGGATGGTGGCGTGGTCGACGATATCGTCTGAGACCTTTCAACGTGTGCGGACCAACGGTCCGCACCCACAGGTCCGCACCCACAGCGGATAGGCAGGAATGCTAGGCTGCGCCGGTCAAGGAGGCTCCATGTCCGGTCACAACCAGTTCGCCCTGCTGCGCCAGCGCCGTTTCCTGCCGTTCTTCGTCGTCCAGGCGCTCGGAGCGTTCAACGACAATGTGTACCGGCAGGCGATCATCGGCCTGTTGTTCTATCTTGGCGTTTCGGAGGAGCAGCGTTCGCTTTACACCACGCTGGCGCCAGCCATCTTCATCCTGCCGTACTTCCTGTTCTCGGCGCTGGCCGGGCAGATCGCCGACAAACTGGAAAAATCGCGGCTGATCGTGATCACCACCACCATGGAGATCGTGATCATGTCGATGGCGGCTGTCGGTTTCATCACCGAGAACCTGCCGTTCCTGCTGGTCGCGCTGTTCTGTACCGGCATGCAGTCGACCCTGTTCGGCCCGGTAAAGTACTCGGTACTGCCCTCGGTGCTGAAACCCGAGGAACTGACCGGCGGCAACGGCCTGGTCGAGATGGGTACTTCGATCTCGATCCTGTCCGGCATGATCATCGGCGGCTCTGTGTTCCTGCTTGCGGGCAGCCACGGTCCGATCGTGGCAGCCACAGCGGTGATCGCTCTGGCCATCTGCGGCAACATCGCGGCGCGCCTGATTCCCAAGGTCGACGCCGGCGATCCGAACCTGAAGATCAACTGGAACCCCTTGCCGGAGTCGCGGGTCGTGCTGCGCATGGCACGGCAGCAGAAGGCGGTGCGCAACGCCATCCTCGGGGTATCCTGGTTCTGGTTCGTCGGTACCGTGCTGACATCGCAGCTGCCCAATTACGCGTTGGCCAACCTCGGCGGCGAACCCAAGCTGTATCTGTTCGCCCTGGCCCTGTTCTCGGTCGGCACCGGCGTTGGCTCGCTGCTGTGCGAGAAGCTGTCGGCGCGCACGGTGGAAATCGGCCTTGTCCCGTTGGGCGCGTTCGGCATGACCGCGTTCCTGCTCGACCTGTACTTCGCGCGCAGTGGCGAAGCGACCGTGCACGGACTGACCATCGGCGCCTTCCTGCAGCAGCCGGGCAGCATCCGCATCGTCATCGACCTGATCGGCATCGGCCTGTTCACCGGCATCTTCGTGGTGCCGCTGTTCGCGCTGATCCAGAGCCGCACGCCGAAGGCGCAGATGTCGCGCGTGTTTGCGGCGCTGAACATCCAGAACTCCGGTTTCATCGTCGGCGCAGCCCTGCTGTCGCTGGCCGCGCACAAGCTGCTGCACTGGACCATTCCGCAGCAGTTCCTGGCGCTGGCCATCGCCAATGCCCTGGTGGCGATCTACATCTTCACCATCGTCCCCGAATTCCTGATGCGCTTCCTCAGCTGGCTGATGGTGCGCACGCTGTACCGGCTGCGCCCACACGGCATCGAGGCCAACGTGCCCGACGAGGGCGCCGCGCTGCTGGTCTGCAACCACGTCAGCTACATGGACGCACTGATCCTGTCGGCGACGATTCCGCGCCCGGTGCGCTTCGTC
Coding sequences:
- the yccS gene encoding YccS family putative transporter, with translation MSARESRLSRLWAHEKASYGLRVFIALTAALAVCWQLDALTALPGVFLGIIASAIAETDDNWWGRTKAVLLSLLCFCLAAASVIWLFPWPWIFIGALALSTFGLTLLGALGERYASIAQATVTLAIYTMIGLEQHGASDLHSALDAVSHLLAGAVWYGLLSILWTALFANRPVRERVARLYVELGRYLQLKATLFEPVREADLQRRQLDLAEQNRRVVGALNDAKTAILARFGRSGRPGVNSGLYLRLYYMAQDFHERASSSHYPYGALVDAFFHSDVLYRCQRLLDLQGQACARLGEAIRLRRPFVYGESNQQAGRDLADALAYLRDQQRPQWQRLLGSLDLLVHNLRSIERRLLDAERSEASLDNVDTRLRDSNPHTLREMGVRVRQQLTPGSVLFRHGLRMALALIAGFAAIRLFNAQNGSWVLLTIVFVCRPNFGATRQRLAQRIVGTVAGLVLTWALLQLFPQLHVQLLIALLSALLFFFTRTDRYLVASAAITVMALTCFNLIGDGFVLIVPRMVDTLLGCAIAAAAAFLILPDWQGRQLHLVLARVLDTAARYLDSVLGQYRSGMRDDLAYRIARRDMHNADAALSTALSNMLREPGHVRRNLDAGFHFLALSNTLLGHLSALGAHRDQVDSYAGDPLALAAGERVRKALQQLATALTARQPVAEEDNDADRAVAAELEQIDEAMPPKLQLIRTQMALVLRMLPKVRAAANEAVRTLT
- a CDS encoding SDR family NAD(P)-dependent oxidoreductase; this translates as MKIELAGRTALVTASTAGIGLAIAQGLASAGARVILNGRSTDSVERARQHLLATVPGADVLGVAADLSDAAGVETLLAGLPKVDILVNNAGIFGPQDFFETEDATWERYWQTNVMSGVRLSRALLPAMVDAGWGRVLFISSESARNIPADMIHYGVSKTAQLSLSRGLAKRVAGSGVTVNAVLPGPTLSDGFAAMFEGERQRSGKPLEQIGREFVMAHRPSSVIQRTATVEEVANMVVYLASPQASATSGAALRVDGGVVDDIV
- a CDS encoding MFS transporter produces the protein MSGHNQFALLRQRRFLPFFVVQALGAFNDNVYRQAIIGLLFYLGVSEEQRSLYTTLAPAIFILPYFLFSALAGQIADKLEKSRLIVITTTMEIVIMSMAAVGFITENLPFLLVALFCTGMQSTLFGPVKYSVLPSVLKPEELTGGNGLVEMGTSISILSGMIIGGSVFLLAGSHGPIVAATAVIALAICGNIAARLIPKVDAGDPNLKINWNPLPESRVVLRMARQQKAVRNAILGVSWFWFVGTVLTSQLPNYALANLGGEPKLYLFALALFSVGTGVGSLLCEKLSARTVEIGLVPLGAFGMTAFLLDLYFARSGEATVHGLTIGAFLQQPGSIRIVIDLIGIGLFTGIFVVPLFALIQSRTPKAQMSRVFAALNIQNSGFIVGAALLSLAAHKLLHWTIPQQFLALAIANALVAIYIFTIVPEFLMRFLSWLMVRTLYRLRPHGIEANVPDEGAALLVCNHVSYMDALILSATIPRPVRFVMYYRIFNIPVMRWIFRTAKAIPIAGAREDPALMQRAFDEIDAALAEGELVCIFPEGALTKDGAMAPFKSGVEKILERRPVPVVPMALRGMWSSMWSRRDSRLGRMRVPRRFRATVEVVAAPAVDGHSTSAPVLEAQVRALRGDHA